The following proteins come from a genomic window of Pseudomonas sp. MAG733B:
- a CDS encoding CoA transferase codes for MGPLTGMRVVELAHIMSGPVCGMMLADMGADVVKVEKVPDGDDSRRFSPIMASGESASFMVINRNKRGIGLNLKTDGGRDVLRRLLMDADVVTENYRAGTMEKFGLGYDTLKTLNPGLIYCAISGYGRSGPFGDKGGFDLIAQGMSGMMSMTGEAGREPVKAGSPVADINSGILAALGICAAYAAKQKTGLGQMVDTSLFEAGLQQMFWPAAAYFADGTILPKMGSANSTSAPYQVFRTADGWINIGAANQANYERLVEALAVPQLKADPRFASNALRMQHRLALVEILNEVLVARTTDDWMVLFDSLGLPAGPVLDIAAALAHPQTKARGMVVETEHPTEGRVRGMGLPIHFSDMDNAPPQTSRPAPLLGEHTREVLKESGYADDEIDDLIRSKSVVALAS; via the coding sequence ATGGGACCGCTGACAGGAATGCGCGTGGTAGAACTGGCTCACATCATGTCCGGCCCGGTGTGCGGAATGATGCTGGCCGACATGGGTGCCGACGTAGTCAAGGTCGAGAAAGTCCCCGACGGCGACGACTCGCGACGCTTCTCGCCGATCATGGCCAGCGGCGAATCCGCTTCGTTCATGGTGATTAACCGCAACAAGCGCGGCATCGGCCTGAACCTGAAGACCGACGGCGGCCGCGACGTGTTGCGCCGCTTGCTGATGGACGCTGACGTGGTCACGGAAAACTACCGCGCCGGCACCATGGAAAAATTCGGCCTGGGTTACGACACGCTGAAGACCCTCAACCCGGGGCTGATCTATTGCGCGATCTCCGGCTACGGCCGCAGCGGCCCGTTCGGCGACAAGGGCGGTTTTGACCTGATCGCCCAAGGCATGAGCGGCATGATGAGCATGACCGGTGAAGCCGGACGCGAGCCGGTCAAGGCTGGTTCTCCGGTGGCCGACATCAACTCCGGCATCCTCGCCGCCCTCGGGATCTGCGCGGCCTACGCCGCCAAACAGAAAACCGGGCTGGGGCAAATGGTCGACACCTCGTTGTTCGAAGCCGGCCTGCAACAGATGTTCTGGCCCGCAGCCGCGTACTTCGCCGATGGCACCATCCTGCCGAAAATGGGCTCGGCCAACTCCACCAGCGCGCCGTACCAGGTGTTCCGCACCGCCGATGGCTGGATCAACATCGGTGCCGCCAACCAGGCCAACTACGAGCGACTGGTCGAAGCCCTCGCCGTGCCGCAACTGAAAGCCGACCCGCGTTTCGCCAGCAACGCCCTGCGTATGCAGCACCGCTTGGCACTGGTGGAAATCCTCAACGAAGTGCTGGTCGCGCGCACCACCGATGACTGGATGGTGCTGTTCGACAGCCTCGGCCTGCCCGCCGGCCCGGTGCTGGACATCGCCGCCGCCCTCGCCCACCCGCAGACAAAAGCCCGGGGCATGGTGGTGGAAACCGAGCACCCGACTGAAGGTCGCGTACGCGGCATGGGCCTGCCGATCCACTTCTCCGACATGGACAACGCCCCGCCACAAACCAGCCGCCCGGCACCGCTGCTCGGCGAGCACACCCGCGAAGTACTCAAGGAAAGTGGTTACGCCGATGACGAAATCGACGACCTGATTCGCAGCAAGTCGGTAGTGGCGCTCGCGTCCTGA
- a CDS encoding diguanylate cyclase, with amino-acid sequence MSQSESRANVLALYPEDSREAAALLKQAVPLMVRHNIPPNPVHYALWYTYSKGQDPELNRHLDRVVRDFDGCPPESATRLFREYIIRDELEDARAEQQQVISLVDGMERDVSRSVKGSQNFQNRLGQCLEMLDEPVSDRLPGILNELQQSTRLMQSQQEQFLGQLQSAQNEIKTLRDKLERAQLAATLDGLTELLNRTTFTRLLEQALAKGPRRVALVMLDIDHFKQFNDQYGHPLGDRVLQHVGQVLRGALVPNAFAGRYGGEEFCVVLEDCADLDGACAFAEQLRLKVQSLRIKARGTDTVLDTITASFGVAFVQPGDNLESLLTRADDGLYQAKRNGRNQVFALHKGPASVA; translated from the coding sequence ATGAGCCAATCAGAATCGCGTGCGAATGTTCTAGCGCTTTATCCGGAAGACTCCCGCGAGGCAGCGGCGTTGCTCAAGCAAGCCGTTCCACTGATGGTTCGCCACAACATTCCGCCCAATCCGGTGCATTACGCGCTGTGGTACACCTATAGCAAAGGTCAGGACCCGGAACTCAATCGTCATCTGGACCGGGTTGTCCGGGACTTCGACGGTTGTCCGCCAGAGTCGGCGACCAGGCTTTTTCGCGAGTACATCATTCGTGACGAGCTGGAAGATGCCCGCGCCGAGCAGCAGCAAGTCATCAGCCTGGTGGATGGTATGGAACGCGACGTTTCGCGCAGCGTGAAGGGCAGCCAGAATTTCCAGAACCGTCTCGGGCAGTGCCTGGAAATGCTCGACGAGCCAGTCAGCGATCGCTTGCCGGGCATTCTCAATGAGCTGCAACAGAGCACTCGGCTGATGCAGAGCCAGCAGGAACAATTCCTCGGCCAGTTGCAGTCTGCGCAAAACGAAATCAAGACCCTGCGCGACAAACTCGAACGCGCCCAGTTGGCCGCGACACTCGATGGCCTGACCGAACTTCTAAACCGCACGACATTTACGCGGTTGCTGGAGCAGGCGCTGGCCAAGGGTCCCCGACGTGTTGCGCTGGTGATGCTGGACATCGACCACTTCAAGCAATTCAACGATCAGTACGGCCACCCATTGGGCGACCGGGTGTTGCAGCATGTCGGCCAGGTGTTGCGCGGCGCGCTGGTGCCCAATGCCTTTGCCGGGCGTTACGGCGGCGAGGAGTTCTGCGTGGTGCTGGAAGACTGCGCTGATCTCGACGGTGCCTGCGCCTTCGCCGAGCAGCTGCGGCTTAAGGTCCAGTCATTGCGAATCAAGGCGCGGGGAACCGACACCGTGCTGGATACGATCACCGCGTCTTTCGGCGTCGCCTTCGTCCAACCCGGCGACAACCTGGAAAGCCTGTTGACCCGTGCCGATGACGGCCTGTACCAGGCCAAACGCAACGGGCGTAATCAGGTGTTCGCCCTGCACAAAGGCCCGGCATCAGTGGCGTAA
- a CDS encoding TRAP transporter substrate-binding protein, with product MSRILTEAVSRRSFLVSAGVTVGGAFAASLLPTSGVFAATKPIVLRYSSSLPDTHPLNKQMKAASDAIKAETNGAVDLQVYANASMGGDTDMLSQVRAGAVDFIPLPGAILSTLVPAMSIESMPFAFKDYESVWAALDGKLGDYVRAQTTKVGLIPMEKVWNNGFRQITSSTRPIYTPEDLAGFKLRVLVSPLWTSMFSALGAAPTGISINETYSALQTKVVDGQENPLVVVESARFYEVQKYCSLTDHIWGGFWILGSGKTFPKLPADVQEIVSRQINAAALVQRQQVIDLNASLEPSLTAHGVTFNKVDRSLFRTELQKKGFYTQWKQKYGDEAWGLLEQYAGQLS from the coding sequence ATGAGCCGTATCTTGACCGAAGCCGTCAGCCGCCGATCGTTCCTGGTCTCCGCGGGCGTCACCGTTGGCGGTGCCTTTGCCGCGAGCCTGCTGCCCACCAGTGGCGTGTTTGCCGCCACAAAACCGATCGTTTTGCGTTACAGCAGCAGCCTGCCCGACACCCATCCGCTGAACAAACAGATGAAGGCCGCGTCCGACGCGATCAAGGCTGAAACCAACGGCGCCGTCGATTTGCAGGTGTACGCCAACGCCTCCATGGGCGGCGACACCGACATGCTGTCCCAGGTGCGCGCCGGTGCGGTGGACTTCATTCCCCTGCCGGGCGCGATTCTCTCCACGCTGGTGCCGGCCATGTCGATTGAAAGCATGCCGTTCGCCTTCAAGGACTACGAAAGCGTGTGGGCCGCACTGGACGGCAAACTGGGCGATTACGTGCGCGCCCAGACCACCAAGGTCGGCCTGATCCCGATGGAGAAGGTCTGGAACAACGGCTTCCGCCAGATCACCAGCTCAACCCGCCCGATCTACACCCCGGAAGACCTCGCCGGCTTCAAACTGCGCGTCTTGGTCAGCCCGTTGTGGACCTCCATGTTCAGCGCCCTCGGCGCCGCGCCGACCGGGATCAGCATCAACGAAACCTACTCGGCGCTACAAACCAAAGTCGTCGACGGCCAGGAAAACCCGCTGGTGGTGGTCGAGTCGGCGCGCTTTTACGAAGTACAGAAATACTGCTCGCTGACCGACCACATCTGGGGCGGTTTCTGGATTCTCGGCTCGGGCAAGACCTTCCCGAAACTGCCCGCCGACGTACAGGAAATCGTCTCCCGGCAGATCAACGCTGCCGCGCTGGTCCAGCGTCAACAAGTGATCGACCTGAATGCCAGCCTCGAACCCTCGCTGACCGCCCACGGCGTCACCTTCAACAAGGTCGACCGCTCGCTGTTCCGCACCGAACTGCAGAAAAAAGGCTTCTACACCCAATGGAAACAGAAGTACGGCGACGAAGCCTGGGGCTTGCTTGAGCAGTACGCGGGTCAATTGTCCTAA
- a CDS encoding iron-containing alcohol dehydrogenase codes for MSLINYVTKIQFGYDSLEHLAAEADRANITRPLIVTDLGVRNAGIVDKVIAALGANRPYTIFDATPPNPNEHAVREAVAQYRLGECNGIIAVGGGSSIDLAKGVAVCATHEGPLQSFAVIEGGLDRITSATAPLIAIPTTAGTGSEVGRGAILILDDGRKVGVISPYVVPRVAICDPELTLGLPAMLTAATGMDAIAHCIETFMAPAFNPAADGIALDGLWRAWGHIERATAEPGDREARMNMMSASMQGALAFQKGLGCVHSLSHALGGINPKLHHGTLNAIFLPAVVDFNANAPTVRDEQKLERLRHAMGLAADANIGSAIEDMTRRLGLPTRLSEIGVDESLFEHIVEGALHDHSHKTNPREASSADYLTMLRQSL; via the coding sequence ATGTCCCTCATCAATTACGTCACCAAAATCCAGTTCGGCTATGACAGCCTGGAACATCTGGCCGCCGAAGCCGACCGCGCCAACATCACCCGTCCGCTGATCGTCACCGACCTGGGCGTGCGCAATGCCGGCATCGTCGACAAGGTCATCGCCGCCCTCGGCGCCAACCGTCCCTACACGATTTTCGACGCCACCCCACCGAACCCGAACGAACACGCCGTGCGTGAAGCCGTCGCGCAATACCGCCTGGGCGAGTGCAACGGCATCATCGCGGTTGGCGGCGGTTCTTCCATCGATCTGGCCAAGGGCGTGGCGGTTTGCGCGACGCATGAAGGTCCGCTGCAAAGCTTTGCGGTGATTGAAGGCGGACTGGACCGCATCACCTCGGCCACCGCGCCGCTGATCGCGATTCCGACCACCGCCGGCACCGGCAGCGAAGTCGGTCGCGGCGCCATCCTGATCCTCGATGACGGCCGCAAAGTGGGCGTTATCTCGCCGTACGTGGTGCCGCGCGTGGCCATCTGCGATCCGGAACTGACCCTCGGCCTGCCAGCGATGCTGACGGCCGCCACCGGCATGGACGCCATCGCCCACTGCATCGAAACCTTCATGGCGCCAGCCTTCAACCCGGCAGCGGACGGTATCGCCCTCGACGGCCTGTGGCGTGCCTGGGGTCATATCGAACGCGCCACCGCCGAACCCGGCGACCGCGAAGCGCGGATGAACATGATGAGTGCGTCGATGCAGGGCGCGCTCGCATTCCAGAAAGGCCTGGGCTGTGTGCATAGCCTTTCCCATGCCTTGGGCGGGATCAATCCGAAGCTGCACCACGGCACCTTGAACGCGATCTTCCTGCCGGCGGTCGTCGACTTCAACGCCAACGCACCCACCGTGCGTGATGAGCAGAAACTAGAACGCCTGCGCCACGCCATGGGCCTTGCGGCCGACGCCAACATCGGCTCGGCCATTGAAGACATGACCCGCCGCCTGGGCCTGCCCACCCGCCTCAGCGAAATCGGTGTCGACGAAAGCCTGTTCGAGCACATCGTCGAAGGCGCGCTGCACGACCACAGCCACAAGACCAACCCGCGCGAGGCATCCAGCGCGGACTACCTGACGATGCTCAGGCAGTCGCTTTAA
- a CDS encoding enoyl-CoA hydratase-related protein, with protein sequence MKPTVLIERQDTLAIVTLSNPGKMNALNLSMWQDLGDVMTELSADSSIRCVVLRGEGEQAFAAGADVGEFPSVRANAAQARTYAEVTSMAMRAVADCVHPVIAMIHGVCVGGGLEIAALCDLRICGTSSRFGAPVGKLGLVMSYDEMAGLVALAGRSTTLEILLEGRILDAQDAYVKNLVTRVVADAEVEAETLATAKRIANGAPLVARWHRQAARQLEAGQAPTAQQVDHSYFCYDTEDFQIGLNAFIAKAKPQFKGK encoded by the coding sequence ATGAAGCCCACCGTCCTTATCGAACGGCAAGACACCCTTGCCATCGTCACTCTCAGTAATCCCGGAAAAATGAACGCCCTGAACCTGTCCATGTGGCAGGACCTGGGCGACGTCATGACCGAGCTGTCGGCGGACTCGTCCATACGCTGCGTGGTATTGCGCGGCGAGGGCGAACAAGCCTTTGCCGCCGGTGCCGATGTCGGCGAGTTCCCCAGCGTGCGCGCCAACGCCGCTCAAGCACGGACGTATGCCGAAGTCACCTCGATGGCCATGCGCGCGGTTGCCGATTGCGTGCACCCGGTGATCGCGATGATCCACGGCGTGTGCGTCGGCGGCGGCCTGGAGATTGCGGCGCTGTGCGACCTGCGCATCTGCGGCACGTCCAGCCGCTTCGGCGCCCCGGTCGGCAAGCTCGGCCTGGTCATGTCCTATGACGAAATGGCCGGACTGGTCGCGCTGGCCGGGCGTTCGACCACCCTGGAAATCCTTCTCGAAGGTCGCATCCTCGATGCCCAGGACGCCTACGTGAAAAACCTCGTGACCCGCGTCGTCGCCGATGCCGAAGTCGAGGCCGAAACCCTCGCCACCGCCAAACGCATCGCCAATGGCGCGCCGCTGGTAGCGCGCTGGCACCGTCAGGCTGCCCGTCAGCTTGAAGCCGGCCAGGCACCCACCGCCCAACAGGTCGACCACAGCTACTTCTGCTACGACACCGAAGACTTCCAGATCGGCCTCAACGCTTTCATCGCGAAAGCCAAACCACAATTCAAGGGGAAATAA
- a CDS encoding LysR family transcriptional regulator → MTPSLNSIMSRLHIKQLRLLIALDEHGSLLGAARQVALTQPGASKALQEIETTFGTSLFTRTNRGLEPNDAGRSVIRYARLIQTDLAHLREEIIGIMSGEGGRLSVGTIMGAVPLLTTAISRVIADNPKMSIEIVEDTSAALLSQLDAGRLDLAICRTTVSSTPYLYESAIFVEETLAVIASTQHPFAYARKLSLKDLVDYRWVVYRANMPMRLLLEREFHEADLRFPVHLLETTSAFATLSLLQENPSLVALVSTDVAKFCSGYGFTTTLPLPITSRSEPYELVSRKGVPDSPAARLLRQALLNLG, encoded by the coding sequence ATGACGCCCTCACTCAACTCGATCATGTCCCGTTTGCACATCAAGCAGCTGCGTCTTTTGATAGCCCTTGATGAACACGGCTCCCTGCTGGGCGCGGCCAGGCAGGTGGCGCTGACCCAGCCCGGCGCCAGCAAGGCATTGCAGGAAATCGAAACCACGTTCGGCACTTCGCTGTTCACCCGGACTAACCGCGGGCTAGAGCCAAACGACGCCGGACGCTCGGTGATTCGTTACGCTCGACTGATCCAGACCGACCTCGCGCACTTGCGCGAAGAGATCATCGGCATCATGAGCGGCGAAGGCGGACGGCTGTCGGTGGGCACCATCATGGGCGCGGTGCCGCTGCTGACCACGGCGATCAGCCGGGTGATTGCCGACAACCCGAAGATGTCCATCGAGATCGTCGAGGACACCAGTGCCGCCTTATTAAGCCAACTCGACGCCGGGCGTCTTGACCTGGCGATCTGCCGCACGACCGTCAGCAGCACGCCTTACCTGTACGAAAGCGCAATATTCGTTGAAGAAACCCTGGCGGTGATCGCCAGCACCCAGCATCCGTTCGCCTATGCCAGGAAGCTGTCGTTGAAGGATCTGGTGGATTACCGCTGGGTGGTCTACCGCGCGAACATGCCGATGCGACTGTTATTGGAGCGCGAATTTCACGAGGCCGACTTGCGGTTCCCGGTGCATTTGCTGGAAACCACCTCGGCGTTCGCGACGTTGTCGTTGTTGCAGGAGAACCCGTCGCTGGTGGCGCTGGTCTCGACCGATGTGGCGAAATTCTGTTCCGGTTACGGCTTTACCACCACGCTGCCACTGCCGATTACCTCGCGGAGCGAGCCCTACGAATTGGTTTCGCGCAAAGGCGTGCCGGATTCACCGGCGGCCAGGCTGCTTCGTCAGGCGTTGTTGAATCTGGGTTGA